One segment of Radiobacillus kanasensis DNA contains the following:
- a CDS encoding replication initiation and membrane attachment family protein — protein sequence MRIGKILPVETYTVTGQASISAEQLQALTHLYQPLIGLDAVGLYLTLLNELSITGNDDNSTHHVLMTYLDMPLDQIYEARLKLEAIGLLRTWKKGSSNDLTSYRYQLQLPFTPRHFLADGVLSQLLMHEIGEAKYEKLETTFERKYPINSHEGEDITADFFDVFHTRGKLKADVEFVPSPPNQQVGPNIVHAGMDTNWFEHMLKQRKLPVQEILTPANKKLIEQMLVLYDLPTTDVENALLWAVTDENRLDQKEFKSACHDIFQSKQTSKVSFVPNQEPEKKVEQQPTPKPSSKQDQFIHMLEEISPKQLLEDLSGGNEASAQDLKIIRDVMSQQGLSVGVMNVLVHYVLLKTDMKLSKAYLEKIASHWARKNVKTAKQAMVLAKSENNKYQQWGTSSQQRKSTKQEVLPEWFKQSKEPSSKPNKNQPAQETEKKEDIAALLQNYSKNKKTNQMANPRE from the coding sequence ATGCGTATAGGCAAAATACTACCAGTAGAAACATACACCGTGACAGGGCAAGCGTCGATTTCAGCAGAACAATTACAAGCCTTAACACACCTTTATCAGCCACTTATTGGGCTTGATGCCGTTGGTTTATACCTCACTCTTTTGAATGAGCTTTCTATCACAGGAAATGATGACAATTCGACCCATCATGTTCTTATGACTTATCTGGATATGCCCCTTGATCAAATATATGAGGCAAGGTTGAAGTTGGAAGCGATTGGATTACTAAGAACATGGAAAAAAGGTTCTTCTAACGACTTAACTTCTTATCGCTATCAATTACAGTTGCCTTTTACACCGAGACACTTTTTGGCAGACGGTGTGTTGTCCCAACTATTAATGCATGAAATTGGGGAAGCCAAATATGAAAAACTCGAAACTACGTTTGAACGGAAATATCCAATTAATTCCCATGAAGGGGAGGATATTACGGCGGACTTTTTTGATGTTTTTCACACTCGTGGAAAATTAAAAGCAGATGTGGAATTTGTTCCATCCCCACCGAATCAACAGGTAGGGCCAAACATCGTACATGCTGGGATGGATACGAATTGGTTCGAGCATATGCTGAAGCAAAGGAAGTTACCGGTTCAAGAAATACTAACACCAGCAAATAAGAAACTGATCGAGCAGATGCTAGTATTATACGATTTACCAACAACAGATGTGGAAAATGCACTGCTCTGGGCGGTAACCGATGAAAATCGTTTAGACCAAAAAGAATTTAAGAGTGCATGTCATGATATTTTTCAGTCGAAACAAACCTCTAAGGTTTCATTTGTTCCCAATCAGGAACCAGAGAAGAAGGTGGAACAGCAACCAACCCCTAAACCTTCTTCGAAACAAGATCAATTTATTCATATGCTAGAGGAAATATCCCCGAAACAACTGCTTGAGGATTTATCTGGTGGGAATGAAGCGTCGGCACAGGATTTGAAAATTATCCGAGATGTGATGTCTCAGCAAGGGCTGTCGGTTGGAGTGATGAATGTACTCGTCCATTACGTTTTGCTAAAAACGGATATGAAACTTTCTAAGGCATATTTAGAAAAAATAGCAAGCCATTGGGCTCGCAAAAATGTGAAAACAGCTAAACAAGCGATGGTGCTTGCGAAATCGGAAAATAACAAATACCAGCAATGGGGTACAAGCTCGCAACAGCGAAAATCCACAAAGCAGGAAGTGTTACCTGAATGGTTTAAGCAGAGCAAGGAACCTTCTTCTAAACCTAATAAGAACCAACCAGCGCAAGAAACGGAGAAAAAAGAGGATATCGCAGCCTTGTTGCAGAATTATTCTAAAAATAAAAAAACAAACCAAATGGCTAATCCTAGAGAATAA
- the nrdR gene encoding transcriptional regulator NrdR yields MRCPNCHYKSTKVLDSRPIEDGKSIRRRRECEDCSFRFTTFERIEEVPLIVVKKEGTREEFSRDKLLRGLIKACEKRPVAIEEIEGITIDVEKELRNRGTSEVQSKEIGEMVMDRLSSVDEVAYVRFASVYRQFKDISVFLDELKDLIHTDKKN; encoded by the coding sequence ATGAGATGTCCAAATTGTCATTATAAAAGCACAAAAGTCTTAGATTCGCGTCCAATTGAAGATGGGAAATCTATTCGTCGAAGAAGAGAATGCGAGGATTGTTCTTTTCGTTTTACTACGTTTGAACGAATTGAAGAGGTACCGCTTATTGTGGTAAAAAAAGAAGGAACAAGAGAAGAGTTTAGCAGAGATAAGCTTCTGCGAGGACTCATTAAGGCCTGTGAAAAAAGACCGGTTGCGATTGAAGAAATTGAAGGTATAACGATTGATGTAGAGAAAGAACTTCGCAATAGGGGAACATCTGAAGTGCAAAGTAAAGAAATTGGAGAAATGGTAATGGACAGGCTTTCGAGTGTAGATGAAGTAGCGTATGTTCGCTTTGCTTCTGTTTATCGCCAGTTTAAGGATATTAGTGTCTTTTTGGACGAATTAAAGGATTTAATCCATACAGATAAGAAAAACTAA
- a CDS encoding cytosolic protein has product MNVKQAYSKFIDTHTETNEHHWDSNLKTHYFKTTKDKAFEAVEAFFRKSPSFEIVAVSKEHGEVSVNYKKGKKAFVIATIIMVKPFRTAIDFSVTTESILPVDFGFGHKLISFLYKELGKDLILIKE; this is encoded by the coding sequence ATGAACGTAAAACAAGCCTATTCTAAATTCATTGATACACATACAGAAACGAACGAGCACCATTGGGATTCTAATCTAAAAACCCATTACTTCAAAACGACGAAGGATAAAGCGTTCGAAGCCGTTGAAGCATTCTTTAGAAAATCTCCTTCTTTTGAAATTGTTGCTGTTTCAAAAGAACATGGAGAAGTGAGTGTGAATTATAAAAAAGGAAAGAAAGCCTTTGTTATCGCGACGATTATCATGGTAAAGCCATTTCGAACTGCCATTGATTTTTCTGTAACGACAGAATCCATTTTGCCAGTTGATTTTGGTTTTGGGCACAAATTAATTTCTTTCTTGTACAAGGAACTAGGGAAGGATTTAATATTAATTAAAGAATAA
- the speD gene encoding adenosylmethionine decarboxylase has protein sequence MDTMGRHVIAELWDCNIDKLNDMSLIEQVFVNAALKAGAEVREVAFHKFAPYGVSGVVIISESHLTIHSFPEHGYASIDVYTCGDIIDPNVAAEFISESLEAKTCEKVEVPRGMGPVTVQQFKAL, from the coding sequence ATGGATACTATGGGAAGACACGTTATTGCTGAACTATGGGACTGTAATATAGATAAGCTCAATGACATGAGCTTGATCGAACAGGTATTTGTTAATGCAGCATTAAAAGCAGGTGCAGAAGTAAGAGAAGTTGCCTTTCATAAATTTGCACCATATGGAGTAAGTGGTGTTGTTATCATTTCGGAGTCACACTTGACTATTCACAGCTTTCCGGAACACGGATATGCTAGTATTGACGTCTACACTTGTGGCGATATTATTGATCCGAATGTGGCTGCGGAGTTTATCTCTGAATCGTTAGAAGCGAAAACATGTGAAAAAGTAGAAGTTCCTAGAGGAATGGGTCCTGTTACCGTTCAACAATTTAAAGCACTTTAA
- the coaE gene encoding dephospho-CoA kinase (Dephospho-CoA kinase (CoaE) performs the final step in coenzyme A biosynthesis.), translating to MGTTIGLTGGIASGKSTVSNMLKEKGIPVVDADIIARQVVEPGEEAYNQVVEAFGSEILQQNKSLDRKKLGSIVFQDEDKRSVLNSIVHPAVRKRMLAEKEEYLIKGNRAVVLDIPLLYESKLTELVDKVMVVYVNEETQLKRLKERNQLTEEEAMQRIQAQLPLKQKVEWADAVIHNNGSIQETKEQVEELVKKWQLV from the coding sequence ATGGGAACAACAATCGGACTTACCGGTGGAATAGCTAGTGGAAAAAGTACCGTATCCAACATGTTAAAAGAAAAAGGTATTCCCGTTGTTGATGCAGATATCATTGCACGACAAGTAGTAGAACCTGGTGAAGAAGCATACAATCAAGTTGTCGAGGCTTTTGGATCTGAGATTTTACAACAGAACAAATCATTAGACCGTAAGAAGTTAGGCAGCATTGTGTTTCAAGATGAGGATAAACGCAGTGTATTAAATTCCATTGTGCATCCTGCTGTTCGAAAGCGAATGTTAGCAGAAAAAGAAGAATACTTAATCAAAGGGAACCGAGCAGTTGTTTTAGATATTCCTCTACTTTATGAAAGTAAATTAACCGAGCTTGTCGATAAAGTAATGGTCGTTTATGTCAATGAAGAAACCCAACTCAAACGACTAAAAGAGAGAAATCAACTCACTGAAGAGGAAGCAATGCAACGCATTCAAGCACAGCTCCCTCTTAAGCAAAAAGTCGAATGGGCCGACGCTGTTATTCATAACAATGGTTCAATCCAGGAAACGAAGGAACAAGTGGAAGAACTAGTGAAAAAGTGGCAGCTGGTGTAG
- the mutM gene encoding DNA-formamidopyrimidine glycosylase has translation MPELPEVETIKSTLNELVIGRKIKDVEIRWANIIKYPEDTVQFKHLLLGQAIHNVNRKGKFLLFELDDYILVSHLRMEGKYGLFDASEPLSKHTHVIFFFGDGKQLRYNDVRKFGTMHLFTKGQELLEKPLNQLGPDPFEATFTLDYFYEKVHKSERNIKSILLDQSVIAGLGNIYVDETLFKAGVLPTRKGSELTKKEVEDIQLYAKETLEQAVAQGGTTIRSYVNSQGEIGMFQQELFVYGQENKECKHCGSPIVKTRVAGRGTHICVNCQS, from the coding sequence ATGCCGGAATTACCAGAGGTAGAAACAATCAAATCTACCTTAAACGAGCTAGTAATAGGTAGAAAGATAAAAGATGTAGAAATTCGTTGGGCGAACATCATTAAATATCCAGAAGACACAGTCCAATTTAAACATTTACTTTTAGGACAAGCAATCCACAACGTAAATCGAAAAGGGAAATTCCTTTTGTTTGAATTAGATGATTATATTCTCGTTTCCCATCTGCGAATGGAAGGAAAGTATGGGTTATTTGATGCTTCTGAACCTTTATCTAAGCATACCCATGTCATCTTCTTTTTTGGAGACGGGAAGCAATTGCGTTACAACGATGTCAGGAAATTTGGAACGATGCATTTGTTTACAAAAGGACAAGAGCTTTTAGAAAAACCGTTAAATCAACTCGGTCCAGACCCTTTTGAAGCTACATTCACACTCGATTATTTTTATGAGAAGGTCCACAAAAGTGAACGAAATATAAAGAGTATTCTATTGGATCAGTCTGTCATTGCCGGACTTGGTAATATTTATGTCGATGAAACATTATTTAAGGCGGGTGTGTTACCAACAAGAAAAGGAAGCGAACTGACGAAAAAAGAGGTTGAAGACATTCAACTATATGCAAAGGAAACACTAGAGCAAGCAGTGGCCCAAGGAGGAACAACGATTCGCTCTTACGTGAATTCACAAGGCGAAATCGGCATGTTCCAGCAAGAATTGTTTGTGTACGGACAGGAAAACAAAGAATGTAAACATTGTGGATCCCCTATCGTAAAAACGAGAGTAGCAGGCAGAGGCACACATATATGTGTCAATTGTCAATCCTAG
- the polA gene encoding DNA polymerase I translates to MSKKLVLIDGNSIAYRAFFALPLLNNDKGVYTNAVYGFTTMLLRILENEKPTHMLVAFDAGKTTFRHKTFSEYKGGRQKTPPELSEQFPLLRELLDAFDIPYYQLENYEADDIIGTLAKQGEKDKWDVRVYSGDKDLLQLVSDQVEVHLTRKGISEVDTYTPSFLQEKMEITPEQVIHMKALMGDNSDNIPGVPGVGQKTAVKLLKDFNTLEGVYDHLDDVSGKKLKEKLETHKEDAFMSKELATINTSSPLQVGLSNIEFTGYKEKDVLSIFKELGFNSLVNRIEGEVSPEDEGQDELPDLKYKIVRSLEDVSFSSVEAIIVEMLEENYHTAPIQGFGLVNEDRKIFIPTDVALASETFKQWAEDGSFKKIVHDSKQTKVGLLNQGIDMEGIEFDLLLASYLLNPSETLFDIPSIGKRLGVTSVLMDEEVYGKGAKLQVPEEDKLAEHVVRKTDLIFQLRDKAEELLKENEQWKLFKELEMPLALILGEMEHHGVLVNEDRLKQMREELKERLEQIENEIHELAGEKFNLNSPKQLGPILFEKLGLPPIKKTKTGYSTSADVLEQLQDKHEIIPKLLMYRQLGKLQSTYIEGLLKVIYNDTKKIHTRFNQALAQTGRLSSIEPNLQNIPIRLEEGKKIRQAFVPSKEGWILFAADYSQIELRVLAHIATDDKLIEAFQEGMDIHTRTAMDVFHVEADEITDNMRRQAKAVNFGIVYGISDYGLSQSLGITRKEAKQFIDRYLDSFPGVREYMDSIVQQAKQLGYVTTLMNRRRYLPEITSRNFNLRSFAERTAMNTPIQGSAADVIKMAMINLHHRLEEEGLQARMLLQVHDELILEAPESELDVLKKIVPEVMEDAVELKVPLKVDYAYGKTWYDAK, encoded by the coding sequence ATGTCTAAAAAGCTAGTATTGATTGATGGAAACAGTATTGCGTACCGGGCGTTTTTTGCTTTGCCATTATTGAATAATGACAAAGGAGTTTACACCAATGCGGTCTACGGATTTACGACGATGCTATTGCGCATTTTAGAAAATGAAAAACCAACCCATATGCTTGTGGCATTTGATGCAGGGAAAACAACGTTTCGACATAAAACATTTAGCGAATATAAAGGAGGCAGGCAAAAGACTCCACCAGAGTTATCAGAGCAATTTCCACTATTAAGAGAATTACTAGACGCTTTTGATATTCCATACTATCAGCTTGAAAATTATGAAGCAGATGATATTATCGGAACACTTGCGAAGCAAGGGGAAAAGGATAAATGGGATGTTCGCGTGTATTCCGGGGATAAGGACTTATTACAATTGGTTTCTGATCAAGTAGAGGTCCATCTGACTAGAAAAGGAATAAGTGAAGTGGATACATATACGCCTTCCTTCTTACAAGAAAAAATGGAAATCACACCAGAGCAAGTCATCCATATGAAAGCTTTAATGGGAGATAATTCCGATAATATACCGGGTGTACCAGGGGTTGGACAAAAGACAGCTGTTAAGCTCCTGAAGGACTTTAACACGCTAGAAGGTGTCTATGACCATTTGGATGACGTAAGTGGGAAGAAACTAAAAGAAAAATTAGAGACGCATAAAGAAGATGCTTTTATGAGTAAGGAACTAGCTACAATTAACACGAGCTCCCCTTTACAGGTTGGTTTATCCAATATTGAATTTACAGGCTATAAAGAGAAGGACGTTTTATCCATCTTTAAAGAGCTCGGCTTTAATTCTTTAGTCAATCGAATTGAGGGAGAGGTTAGTCCTGAAGATGAGGGGCAAGATGAACTCCCGGATCTGAAGTATAAAATCGTTCGCTCTTTAGAGGATGTGTCCTTTTCTTCAGTAGAAGCGATTATTGTGGAGATGCTTGAAGAAAATTATCACACAGCTCCTATTCAGGGATTTGGTTTGGTAAATGAGGACCGAAAAATCTTCATCCCTACAGACGTAGCTCTTGCTTCAGAGACATTCAAGCAATGGGCAGAGGATGGTTCCTTTAAAAAAATAGTCCATGATTCCAAACAGACGAAGGTTGGCCTATTAAATCAAGGAATCGATATGGAAGGAATAGAGTTTGACCTATTATTGGCCTCTTACCTGTTAAACCCATCGGAAACTCTGTTTGACATCCCTTCTATTGGGAAACGGCTAGGTGTTACGAGCGTGTTAATGGATGAAGAAGTGTACGGAAAAGGTGCGAAACTACAAGTTCCAGAGGAAGACAAGCTAGCAGAGCACGTTGTTCGCAAGACAGATCTAATTTTCCAATTGCGTGATAAAGCCGAAGAGCTGTTAAAAGAAAATGAGCAATGGAAGCTGTTTAAGGAATTGGAAATGCCACTTGCACTCATACTAGGAGAAATGGAACATCACGGTGTTCTTGTTAATGAAGATCGCTTAAAGCAAATGCGGGAAGAGCTGAAAGAACGGCTAGAACAAATTGAAAATGAAATACATGAGTTAGCCGGAGAGAAGTTTAATTTAAATTCTCCGAAGCAACTCGGACCTATTCTGTTTGAAAAGCTAGGATTACCACCTATTAAAAAGACAAAGACGGGATACTCCACTTCGGCGGATGTATTAGAACAGCTGCAAGACAAACATGAAATTATTCCAAAGCTCTTAATGTACCGTCAGCTAGGGAAGCTTCAATCTACGTATATTGAAGGTTTGTTAAAGGTTATTTATAATGACACGAAAAAAATCCATACCCGCTTTAACCAAGCTTTAGCGCAAACAGGACGGTTAAGCTCGATTGAACCAAATCTACAAAATATTCCGATTCGTTTAGAAGAAGGAAAGAAAATTAGACAAGCGTTCGTCCCTTCAAAAGAAGGATGGATTTTATTTGCTGCAGACTATTCTCAAATTGAGCTTCGTGTATTAGCACATATTGCGACTGATGATAAATTAATCGAGGCATTCCAAGAAGGAATGGATATTCATACACGAACCGCGATGGACGTCTTTCATGTTGAGGCAGATGAGATTACGGATAACATGAGACGACAAGCAAAAGCGGTTAACTTTGGGATTGTTTATGGCATAAGTGACTATGGATTATCGCAAAGCTTAGGCATTACGAGAAAAGAAGCAAAACAGTTTATTGATCGCTACTTAGACAGTTTTCCGGGTGTACGTGAATACATGGATAGTATCGTACAGCAGGCTAAGCAATTGGGATATGTTACGACATTGATGAATAGAAGAAGATATTTACCGGAAATAACAAGTCGTAATTTTAACTTGCGAAGCTTTGCAGAGCGTACAGCAATGAACACCCCAATCCAAGGCTCGGCAGCGGATGTCATCAAAATGGCAATGATTAATCTTCATCATCGGCTAGAAGAAGAAGGCTTGCAGGCTAGAATGCTTTTACAAGTGCACGATGAATTGATTTTAGAAGCACCTGAATCTGAACTGGATGTATTGAAAAAGATTGTACCAGAAGTCATGGAGGATGCCGTGGAGTTAAAAGTGCCGTTAAAGGTGGATTATGCCTACGGAAAGACTTGGTATGACGCGAAGTAA
- the pnpS gene encoding two-component system histidine kinase PnpS, with translation MFEKNLRPFLLYIIVVVVVMVGMATVILPLITDYKKIIVIITLTGSAVVFFVLMYHIYDKYIKPVRSAAQVAEQLVNGNYKARTYETFFGDAGKLTTAVNILARSLQEMSLQEKMQENQLRTVIDHMESGLLLIDDKGYVHLVNRKFLSIFGGEKQDYFGYLYYEVLKQEVVHRVVQEAFLYEEMVKNSFTTAIEIEQKYIEIVGAPVVHETNELRGVVLVFHDITELKKLEQMRKDFVANVSHELKTPITSIRGFAETLLDGAMDSDELRSQFLSIILKESERLQILIHDLLELSKLDKVDLKLQRETVDVKQLVEEILPIADQQAKDKEIELSLSFDDDTVIQGDSDRLKQVFINLINNAISYTPVGGSVQVLVENRNDVLDFSVKDTGIGIPEEAIPRIFERFYRVDKARSRNTGGTGLGLAIVKHIVELHEGKIYVDSVHEKGTTFRISFPKHI, from the coding sequence ATGTTTGAAAAAAATCTTCGCCCTTTTTTGCTTTACATCATCGTTGTAGTGGTTGTAATGGTTGGTATGGCAACCGTTATCCTACCACTCATAACGGATTATAAGAAGATTATCGTCATTATTACACTAACTGGTTCAGCGGTTGTATTTTTTGTGTTAATGTATCATATTTACGATAAGTACATAAAGCCCGTTCGTTCAGCTGCTCAGGTTGCGGAGCAGTTAGTGAATGGGAACTATAAAGCAAGAACGTATGAAACGTTTTTTGGAGATGCTGGAAAACTTACAACTGCTGTGAATATCTTGGCACGAAGCCTTCAAGAAATGTCGTTACAAGAAAAAATGCAGGAAAATCAGTTGCGAACTGTTATTGATCACATGGAAAGTGGACTTCTACTAATTGATGACAAGGGCTATGTTCACCTCGTGAATCGTAAATTTCTGAGTATCTTCGGCGGGGAAAAGCAAGATTATTTCGGCTACCTCTACTATGAAGTGCTCAAGCAAGAAGTAGTTCACCGTGTCGTACAAGAAGCATTTCTATACGAAGAGATGGTGAAAAACTCCTTTACAACAGCGATTGAGATTGAACAAAAGTATATCGAAATAGTTGGGGCACCTGTCGTCCATGAAACTAACGAATTAAGAGGTGTTGTCCTCGTTTTCCATGACATAACGGAATTAAAGAAGCTTGAACAAATGCGAAAAGACTTTGTTGCCAATGTATCGCATGAATTAAAAACACCAATCACTTCCATTCGAGGATTTGCGGAAACGTTACTAGATGGAGCAATGGATAGCGATGAGCTGAGAAGTCAGTTTTTATCGATTATTCTAAAGGAAAGTGAGCGTCTGCAAATACTTATCCATGATTTATTGGAGTTATCGAAGCTGGATAAAGTCGACCTGAAATTACAAAGAGAAACAGTAGATGTGAAACAATTGGTAGAAGAAATTTTACCGATAGCAGATCAGCAGGCAAAGGATAAAGAGATTGAACTTTCTTTAAGCTTTGATGATGACACCGTTATTCAAGGAGACTCCGACCGCTTGAAACAAGTGTTCATTAATCTTATCAATAACGCAATTAGTTACACTCCTGTTGGTGGCAGTGTCCAAGTTCTTGTCGAAAACCGTAATGATGTGCTAGATTTTTCAGTTAAAGATACAGGAATTGGCATACCTGAAGAAGCCATCCCACGAATTTTTGAACGATTTTATAGAGTGGATAAAGCGAGAAGCCGTAATACTGGTGGGACTGGTTTAGGATTAGCTATTGTAAAACACATTGTAGAATTACATGAAGGAAAGATTTATGTGGATAGTGTTCATGAAAAAGGAACGACATTTCGAATATCGTTCCCAAAACATATATGA
- a CDS encoding response regulator transcription factor: protein MNQKVLIVDDEESIVTLLKYNVELAGFETEVAYTGQEGLNKALHQNFDLIILDLMLPEMDGTEVCKQLRQNKVDTPILMLTAKDDEFDKVLGLELGADDYLTKPFSTKEVVARIKAILRRTNNRSADNGQSVIKIGQLSIHPEQYEAVIRDETLMFTRKEFELLLYLAKHKGKVLSRDQLLSAVWNYDFVGDTRIVDVHISHLREKIEPDTRHPVYIKTIRGLGYKMEEPA from the coding sequence ATGAATCAAAAAGTATTGATTGTAGATGATGAAGAATCAATTGTAACATTATTAAAATATAATGTGGAATTAGCTGGCTTCGAAACAGAAGTCGCCTACACAGGACAAGAAGGGTTAAATAAAGCACTTCATCAAAACTTTGACTTAATCATTCTTGATCTCATGCTTCCGGAAATGGATGGAACAGAAGTGTGTAAGCAGTTAAGACAAAATAAAGTGGATACTCCTATCCTTATGTTAACAGCAAAAGACGATGAATTTGATAAAGTTTTAGGCTTAGAGCTTGGTGCAGATGACTACTTAACAAAACCGTTTAGTACGAAAGAGGTTGTCGCTCGGATAAAAGCTATTTTAAGACGCACCAATAACCGGTCAGCAGATAACGGGCAATCTGTTATCAAAATTGGACAACTTTCTATCCATCCAGAACAATATGAAGCGGTCATACGGGATGAAACCCTTATGTTTACTCGAAAAGAGTTCGAGCTTCTTCTTTATCTAGCAAAGCATAAAGGCAAAGTCCTATCGCGTGATCAGTTGTTAAGTGCGGTTTGGAACTACGACTTTGTAGGCGATACAAGAATCGTCGATGTTCATATTAGTCACTTACGTGAGAAAATTGAACCAGATACAAGACACCCCGTGTATATCAAGACAATTCGTGGACTCGGCTACAAGATGGAGGAGCCTGCTTAA
- a CDS encoding MaoC/PaaZ C-terminal domain-containing protein translates to MIGKKRKLGKHIQELAVGDSYRAVKTIEDRDILLYLGLTDDANPLYIQHDYASQTPYKQPVVPSTMLIGIASSMVSMHLPGPGCHILEHHLKYPNPVYHYSEIEVELEVVRIQEDDSTITIRVIGKSDNLTALEGTFLVKPAAELESLTARSLQNFN, encoded by the coding sequence ATGATTGGAAAAAAAAGAAAACTAGGAAAGCACATACAGGAACTAGCCGTAGGAGATTCTTATCGCGCGGTGAAAACGATTGAAGATCGAGATATTTTATTATATTTAGGCCTTACGGATGATGCAAACCCTCTTTATATCCAACACGATTATGCCTCTCAGACACCATATAAACAACCAGTTGTTCCATCAACTATGTTGATAGGAATCGCTTCTTCCATGGTTTCCATGCATTTACCTGGTCCTGGTTGTCATATTTTAGAGCATCACCTAAAGTATCCAAATCCTGTTTATCACTACTCAGAGATTGAAGTAGAATTGGAGGTTGTCCGTATCCAAGAAGATGACTCAACGATTACGATTCGAGTAATAGGAAAGAGTGATAACCTAACCGCCTTAGAAGGAACTTTCCTCGTAAAACCAGCTGCGGAATTAGAATCCTTGACGGCACGCTCTTTGCAAAATTTTAACTAA
- the mdh gene encoding malate dehydrogenase — protein MTIKRRKVSVIGGGFTGATTALMIAQKELADVVLVDIPNMEDPTKGKALDMLEASPVQGFDAKITGTADYADTAGSDIVIITAGIARKPGMSRDDLVNTNAKIMKSVTQEIVKYSPETTIIVLTNPVDAMTYTVFKESGLPKNRVIGQSGVLDSARFRTFVAEELNLSVKDVTGFVLGGHGDDMVPLIRYSYAGGIPLENLLSNERLDAIVERTRKGGGEIVNLLGNGSAYYAPAASLTVMAEAILKDQRRVLPSIAYLEGEYGYQDIYLGVPTIIGGNGLEEVIELDLKEEERAALDKSAESVKSVLKVLG, from the coding sequence GTGACAATTAAAAGAAGAAAAGTTTCCGTTATCGGTGGAGGCTTCACCGGTGCAACAACTGCACTTATGATTGCTCAAAAAGAATTAGCTGACGTTGTGTTAGTAGATATTCCCAACATGGAAGACCCAACAAAAGGAAAAGCGTTAGATATGTTAGAAGCAAGTCCTGTTCAAGGATTTGATGCAAAAATTACAGGTACTGCTGATTATGCAGACACAGCAGGTTCTGACATTGTTATTATTACAGCAGGTATTGCACGTAAACCGGGCATGAGCCGTGACGATCTTGTAAATACGAATGCCAAAATCATGAAAAGCGTTACACAAGAAATCGTGAAGTATTCTCCGGAAACAACGATTATTGTGTTAACGAACCCGGTGGATGCCATGACTTATACCGTATTTAAGGAGTCTGGATTACCTAAAAATCGTGTTATTGGTCAATCCGGTGTGTTAGATAGCGCTCGTTTCCGCACATTTGTTGCAGAAGAGTTAAATCTATCAGTGAAAGATGTGACTGGTTTCGTACTTGGTGGTCATGGTGATGACATGGTACCACTAATCCGTTATTCTTATGCTGGTGGTATTCCACTAGAAAATTTACTTTCAAATGAACGACTTGATGCCATCGTGGAACGCACGAGAAAAGGCGGCGGAGAAATCGTAAACCTTTTAGGAAATGGTAGTGCGTATTATGCGCCTGCTGCTTCTCTTACAGTAATGGCTGAAGCTATTTTGAAGGATCAACGCAGAGTTCTTCCAAGTATTGCTTACTTAGAAGGTGAGTATGGCTATCAAGATATTTATCTTGGTGTCCCTACAATCATCGGTGGCAACGGTCTAGAAGAAGTAATCGAGTTAGATCTGAAGGAAGAAGAAAGAGCGGCTCTAGATAAATCTGCTGAGTCCGTTAAAAGTGTCTTAAAGGTATTAGGATAA